A window of the Cicer arietinum cultivar CDC Frontier isolate Library 1 chromosome 6, Cicar.CDCFrontier_v2.0, whole genome shotgun sequence genome harbors these coding sequences:
- the LOC101499809 gene encoding probable protein phosphatase 2C 4 — protein sequence MGNGLGKLTVCFTGNNGGRKHDISILITDPLDEGLGHSFCYVRPDPTRLSSSKVHSEETTTFRTISGASVSANTSTPLSTAFMDLYSYGCFDRAAAFESSTSFASLPLQPIPKNLMGSGQFSGNLGGGGFATSGPIERGFMSGPIERGFMSGPIDRGLFSGPIEKESTGSDQFQRSFSHGGLGFTVRPRTRKEKWIRVLQRAILKTLSRKQNSMVSVTPIKGVTVKEPPEWILTAEKHNENLTVSSLNLSSEGSLEDDDSLGSQNLQWAQGKAGEDRVHVVVSEEHGWVFVGIYDGFNGPDAPDYLISNLYSNVHKELKGLLWDDGCAQDSLNFNSIDDVDVVEKDDSFLDYCSQCVDQENNSNNNNHACVSGDLILKNKKRGKNSKNKYKDSAKKHEENQKRWKCEWDKERLELDRRLKEQLSLSRSESNGGGNNNCVNHSDVLEALSRALNKTEESYLDVADKMVMENPELALMGSCVLVMLMKGEDVYVMNVGDSRAVLAQKAEPDYWIGKIRQDLERINEETMHDLESWDDADKSNSVPSLSAFQLTKDHSTNVEEEVTRIIKEHPDDPCAVVNDRVKGSLKVTRAFGAGFLKQPKWNNALLEMFRIDYVGNSPYISCQPYLKHHRLGQKDKFLILCSDGLYQYLSNEEAVAEVELFITLQPEGDPAQHLVEEVLFRAAKKAGLDFHELLEIPQGDRRRYHDDVSIIVISLEGRIWRSCV from the exons ATGGGTAACGGATTAGGAAAATTAACGGTATGTTTCACCGGCAACAACGGTGGTCGGAAACATGacatatcaattttaataactGACCCTTTAGACGAAGGACTTGGTCACTCTTTCTGTTACGTTAGACCCGACCCGACCCGGTTATCTTCATCAAAGGTTCACTCCGAAGAAACAACAACCTTCAGAACAATTTCCGGCGCTTCCGTCAGCGCCAACACGTCGACTCCTCTATCAACGGCGTTCATGGATTTATACTCCTACGGTTGTTTCGATAGAGCAGCAGCTTTCGAGAGTTCAACTTCCTTCGCTTCTCTTCCTCTTCAACCGATTCCGAAGAATCTGATGGGTTCGGGTCAATTTTCCGGTAACCTCGGAGGTGGTGGGTTCGCGACTTCCGGTCCGATCGAGCGTGGTTTCATGTCCGGTCCGATCGAGCGTGGGTTTATGTCCGGTCCAATCGACCGTGGTTTATTTTCCGGTCCGATTGAAAAAGAAAGCACCGGTTCCGATCAGTTTCAGAGAAGCTTCTCTCACGGTGGTTTGGGATTCACCGTTAGACCTAGAACgagaaaagaaaaatggattCGTGTTCTTCAGAGAGCGATTTTGAAGACTCTGTCTCGTAAACAGAATTCTATGGTTAGTGTTACTCCGATCAAAGGAGTCACCGTTAAGGAGCCACCGGAGTGGATCCTTACTGCGGAAAAGCATAACGAGAATTTGACGGTGAGTAGTTTGAATTTGAGTAGTGAGGGTAGTTTGGAAGATGATGATTCATTGGGTAGTCAGAATCTTCAATGGGCTCAGGGGAAAGCAGGGGAAGATCGTGTTCATGTTGTTGTTTCTGAGGAACATGGTTGGGTTTTTGTTGGGATCTATGATGGTTTCAACGGTCCTGATGCACctgattatttaatttcaaatctTTACTCTAATGTGCACAAAGAATTAAAAGGGTTGCTTTGGGATGATGGGTGTGCACAAGATAGTTTGAATTTCAATTCAATTGATGATGTTGATGTTGTTGAGAAAGATGATAGCTTTTTAGATTATTGTTCTCAGTGTGTTGATCAGGagaataatagtaataataataatcatgcTTGTGTAAGTGGtgatttgattttgaagaaCAAAAAAAGAGGGAAGAATTCGAAGAACAAGTACAAAGATTCGGCGAAGAAACACGAGGAGAATCAGAAGAGGTGGAAGTGTGAATGGGATAAGGAAAGGTTAGAGCTTGATAGAAGATTAAAGGAACAATTGAGTTTGAGTCGATCCGAGTCTAATGGTGGTGGCAACAACAATTGTGTTAATCATTCGGATGTTTTGGAAGCTCTTTCGCGAGCTTTGAACAAAACTGAGGAGTCTTATCTTGATGTTGCTGATAAGATGGTGATGGAGAATCCAGAACTTGCTTTAATGGGTTCATGTGTCCTTGTAATGTTGATGAAAGGGGAAGATGTTTATGTGATGAATGTTGGAGATAGTAGAGCTGTGTTGGCTCAAAAAGCTGAACCTGATTATTGGATTGGGAAAATTAGACAGGATTTGGAAAGGATTAATGAAGAGACAATGCATGATCTTGAATCATGGGATGATGCTGATAAATCAAATTCTGTTCCTAGTTTAAGTGCTTTTCAGCTTACTAAAGATCATAGTACCAATGTTGAGGAG GAAGTTACCAGAATAATAAAAGAACACCCTGATGATCCTTGTGCTGTTGTCAATGATCGTGTTAAGGGATCTCTTAAGGTTACAAGAGCATTTGGTGCTGGATTTCTCAAACAG CCCAAATGGAACAATGCACTTTTGGAGATGTTTAGAATAGACTATGTGGGAAATTCTCCTTACATAAGTTGCCAACCATATCTTAAACACCACAGATTAGGCCaaaaagacaaatttttgattttatgcTCCGATGGACTCTATCAATACTTGTCAAACGAAGAAGCAGTTGCTGAAGTTGAGCTTTTCATCACATTGCAACCCGAAGGTGACCCAGCTCAGCATTTGGTTGAAGAAGTCTTGTTTCGTGCCGCAAAGAAAGCTG